In Enterobacter sp. 638, a single window of DNA contains:
- a CDS encoding transketolase has protein sequence MKSLAELQLAARQIRRSIVDVAFHAPVDGVHLGSALSMVDIATVLYGSVMRYQPENMAAQERDRFLLSKGHAALALYTTLHHYGVLSDEQLATFDHSGSLFPALTPMNPALGIDFAGGSLGLGVGFASGIAWHQRLKQQPWHSYVVLGDGECNEGSIWESALFAAHHGLENLTAIVDVNGYQSDIACEQTLKMNFPALWQACGWHVEVCDGHDIQALQQAFAAPSHNKPKAVIATTVKGKGISFMENNNAFHRAKLSAAQHGAAREELV, from the coding sequence ATGAAATCGCTCGCTGAACTGCAGCTGGCCGCCCGCCAGATCCGCCGCTCGATCGTTGATGTCGCGTTTCATGCGCCCGTTGACGGAGTGCATCTTGGCTCGGCGCTGTCGATGGTCGATATCGCCACCGTTCTGTATGGATCGGTGATGCGTTATCAGCCGGAGAATATGGCCGCTCAGGAACGCGATCGCTTTTTATTAAGTAAGGGGCATGCCGCACTGGCGCTCTATACGACACTGCACCATTACGGCGTGCTCAGCGATGAGCAACTGGCGACCTTCGATCATAGCGGCTCGCTCTTTCCGGCATTAACCCCGATGAACCCTGCGCTAGGGATTGATTTCGCGGGTGGATCGCTTGGGCTTGGCGTCGGCTTTGCCAGTGGCATCGCTTGGCATCAGCGCCTCAAGCAACAGCCGTGGCACAGCTACGTGGTATTGGGCGATGGCGAATGCAATGAAGGATCTATCTGGGAGAGCGCACTTTTTGCGGCCCATCATGGATTAGAGAATCTGACGGCTATCGTTGACGTTAACGGCTATCAGTCGGACATCGCCTGCGAGCAAACGCTAAAAATGAATTTCCCCGCGCTGTGGCAGGCCTGCGGCTGGCACGTCGAAGTGTGCGACGGGCACGATATTCAGGCTCTGCAACAGGCCTTCGCCGCACCTTCCCACAACAAACCAAAAGCGGTTATCGCCACCACCGTGAAAGGGAAGGGGATCTCGTTTATGGAAAATAATAACGCGTTTCACCGCGCTAAACTGTCCGCGGCACAGCACGGTGCTGCGCGGGAGGAACTGGTATGA
- a CDS encoding DegT/DnrJ/EryC1/StrS family aminotransferase, with protein sequence MKNNVYVTSPLLPPLEEFIPYLEQIWDNKFLTNGGQFHQQLEKALADYLGVEHLCLFSNGTLALLTALQALRITGEVITTPYSFVATSHSLLWNGLTPVFADIDPITCNIDPAKIEKLITPATSAILPVHCYGIPCDIEGIQKIAGAWGLKVIYDAAHAFGVKQNGQSVLNCGDLSILSFHATKVFNTFEGGAIICPDARMKQRIDYLKNFGFADETTVVAPGINAKMNEVQAAFGLVQLQHIDGALAARADIYSRYCELLSDIEGIEVFRAPDNVEWNHAYFPIIVNEAYPIGRDQLYDVLKEVNIYSRRYFYPLISSFSMYRHLPSANPQNLPVAEGISQKILCLPIYPDLTQDDQDRVVAMIRQYSATAANQPLVRHVDGEVA encoded by the coding sequence ATGAAAAACAATGTTTACGTCACGAGCCCGCTGCTTCCGCCGCTGGAGGAATTTATTCCTTACCTGGAGCAAATCTGGGACAACAAGTTTTTAACCAATGGCGGTCAGTTTCACCAGCAGCTCGAGAAAGCGCTAGCGGACTATCTTGGCGTTGAACATTTGTGCCTGTTCTCTAACGGCACGCTGGCGTTGCTGACGGCATTGCAGGCATTGCGTATCACTGGCGAAGTGATCACTACGCCGTATTCGTTTGTGGCGACTTCCCACTCTTTACTGTGGAACGGCCTTACGCCGGTCTTTGCTGATATTGACCCTATCACCTGCAACATTGATCCGGCAAAGATCGAAAAACTGATCACGCCAGCGACGTCTGCGATTCTGCCGGTGCACTGCTACGGTATACCCTGTGATATTGAGGGTATCCAGAAGATAGCTGGTGCGTGGGGTTTGAAGGTTATCTACGATGCGGCCCACGCGTTCGGCGTGAAACAAAATGGTCAGAGCGTGCTGAACTGCGGCGATCTGTCGATTCTGAGCTTCCACGCCACCAAGGTGTTCAACACCTTTGAAGGGGGGGCGATTATCTGCCCGGATGCCAGAATGAAGCAGCGCATCGACTATCTGAAAAACTTTGGCTTTGCTGATGAGACCACCGTCGTTGCGCCGGGTATCAACGCCAAAATGAACGAGGTTCAGGCGGCATTCGGCCTGGTGCAACTGCAACACATTGACGGCGCGTTAGCGGCGCGTGCGGACATTTATTCGCGCTACTGCGAACTGCTCAGCGATATCGAAGGCATCGAGGTTTTCCGCGCGCCAGACAACGTAGAATGGAATCACGCCTATTTCCCGATCATCGTCAACGAGGCGTACCCGATCGGCCGTGACCAGCTCTACGACGTGCTGAAAGAGGTGAATATCTACTCACGCCGTTACTTCTATCCGCTGATCAGCTCGTTCTCGATGTATCGCCATCTGCCGTCTGCCAACCCGCAAAATCTGCCGGTGGCCGAAGGCATTTCGCAAAAAATCCTCTGTCTGCCGATTTACCCTGACCTGACGCAAGACGATCAGGATCGCGTGGTGGCGATGATTCGCCAGTACAGCGCAACAGCCGCTAATCAACCGCTGGTGCGTCATGTGGATGGAGAAGTGGCATGA
- a CDS encoding acyl-protein synthetase, with the protein MIECDAWLEHGPYAFERQEKREHMLQRLRKLTEHHQQNCEPYRNILQGLGCNVTQLEQPEDIPFLPVSLFKTLTLKSVPDDAVVKTMTSSGTTGQAVSRIFLDKMTAARQQKTLVRIVSHFTGAGRLPMLILDTPAVMKDRNMFSARGAGILGFSMFGSERCWALTDSMALDIDSITAFLERHQGKPILLFGFTFMVWQHFYQALKDSGVKLDLANGILIHGGGWKKLQSQAVSASAFADALQSVCGLTKIYDYYGMVEQTGCIYMQCEQGHLHASIFSDVIVRDPVDLSPCAHGKPGIIQVLSTLPESYPGHSLLTEDEGVVLGEDDCPCGRAGKYFRIIGRLKNAEIRGCSDTYAADF; encoded by the coding sequence GTGATTGAGTGTGATGCCTGGCTAGAGCACGGCCCCTACGCATTTGAGCGTCAAGAAAAGCGCGAGCATATGCTGCAACGACTGCGCAAACTGACGGAACATCACCAGCAAAACTGCGAGCCGTATCGCAATATTTTGCAGGGGCTGGGCTGCAATGTGACGCAGCTTGAACAGCCGGAAGACATTCCGTTTTTGCCGGTGTCGCTGTTTAAAACGCTGACGCTTAAAAGCGTGCCGGATGACGCGGTGGTGAAAACCATGACCTCCTCAGGGACGACGGGGCAGGCGGTTTCGCGTATTTTTCTCGATAAGATGACAGCGGCGCGACAGCAGAAAACGCTGGTGCGAATTGTCAGCCATTTCACCGGCGCAGGGCGTTTGCCGATGCTCATTCTCGATACGCCGGCGGTGATGAAAGATCGCAATATGTTCTCTGCGCGCGGCGCGGGGATCCTCGGGTTTTCCATGTTCGGCTCCGAGCGGTGCTGGGCATTAACGGATTCGATGGCGCTGGATATCGACAGTATCACCGCGTTTCTGGAGCGCCATCAGGGTAAGCCTATCCTGCTGTTTGGTTTTACCTTTATGGTCTGGCAACATTTTTATCAGGCGCTTAAGGACAGCGGGGTGAAGCTGGATTTAGCGAACGGGATCCTTATCCACGGCGGCGGCTGGAAAAAGCTGCAGTCACAGGCGGTTTCCGCCAGCGCGTTTGCCGATGCGTTGCAGAGCGTGTGCGGCCTGACGAAAATTTATGATTATTATGGCATGGTGGAACAGACCGGCTGCATCTATATGCAGTGCGAGCAAGGCCATCTCCACGCCAGTATTTTCTCGGATGTTATTGTGCGCGATCCCGTGGATCTCTCCCCCTGTGCGCACGGTAAGCCAGGTATTATCCAGGTACTTTCGACGCTTCCGGAATCTTATCCTGGGCATTCGCTGTTAACGGAAGATGAAGGGGTTGTGTTGGGCGAGGATGATTGTCCGTGCGGCAGAGCCGGAAAGTATTTTCGTATTATCGGTCGACTCAAAAATGCAGAAATAAGAGGGTGCAGTGATACCTATGCCGCCGATTTTTAA
- a CDS encoding SDR family NAD(P)-dependent oxidoreductase codes for MLLKDKNVIITGCKRGIGRAMVEAFAANGANIYAHARSADDAFLADMAEISARHGVQIWPLCFDLTDTAAMKLAVKQLMSDKRPLHGLVNNAGITLNALFQMTTEQALRQQFEVNFFALFNFTQSVSKLMTRQKQGSIVNIASTAAQDGNAGKSAYGASKAAVIALTESIATELGETGIRANCIAPGITDTDMLATLPAAIIEATRNQTDLRRLGNPSNIADAAVFLVSDLASYITGQTIRVDGGLR; via the coding sequence ATGCTGTTAAAAGATAAAAATGTCATTATTACCGGCTGCAAACGCGGTATTGGCCGGGCGATGGTTGAAGCGTTCGCGGCAAACGGTGCCAATATTTATGCTCATGCCCGCAGTGCTGACGATGCGTTTTTAGCCGACATGGCTGAGATTTCTGCGCGTCACGGCGTACAAATTTGGCCGCTCTGTTTTGATCTGACCGATACGGCCGCGATGAAGCTGGCGGTTAAACAGTTGATGAGCGACAAACGCCCGCTGCATGGTCTGGTCAACAATGCCGGTATTACGCTGAACGCGCTGTTCCAGATGACCACCGAGCAGGCGTTACGCCAGCAGTTTGAGGTCAACTTCTTTGCGCTGTTCAACTTTACCCAGTCGGTGTCAAAGCTGATGACCCGCCAGAAGCAGGGCAGTATCGTCAATATCGCCTCGACGGCCGCGCAGGACGGGAATGCCGGTAAATCCGCGTACGGCGCATCAAAAGCGGCGGTGATTGCCTTAACAGAGTCAATTGCCACAGAGCTGGGTGAAACTGGCATCCGTGCGAATTGCATCGCACCGGGTATTACCGATACCGATATGCTGGCCACGCTGCCTGCGGCCATTATCGAAGCCACGCGCAATCAGACGGATCTGCGTCGTCTGGGTAATCCGTCGAATATCGCCGATGCGGCGGTCTTTTTAGTCTCCGATCTGGCCAGCTACATTACCGGTCAGACAATCCGCGTCGACGGTGGCCTACGATGA
- a CDS encoding transketolase C-terminal domain-containing protein, giving the protein MKISVSPADVRAWSMMGTRGTFGVTLLNLAKQNPDIIGLTADLGITSGMERFSHTFPERYLNVGIAEQNLIGVAAGIASQGSIPFATTFANFAALRACEQMRHYMGYLQGNIKVVGLASGFAMGMFGTTHYGIEDIATLRSIPNLTILSPADATATALLTLAAAKLNGPVYLRLTGGMRTPIVYREAVEFVPGKANLLREGTDVALVATGSMVSASLKAAELLAERGISCSVLDMFTLKPLDNDALKKQLGCKLMVSVEEHSVIGGLGSAVAEFLVTQPTAPRLLTIGIPQGYGPAGEYAWMLEQNGLTAAQIAGTILETGL; this is encoded by the coding sequence ATGAAGATTTCCGTTTCTCCGGCCGATGTGCGCGCTTGGTCGATGATGGGTACGCGCGGCACCTTTGGTGTGACGCTGCTGAATCTCGCCAAGCAGAATCCAGATATTATCGGCCTGACGGCGGATCTTGGCATTACGTCAGGCATGGAGCGTTTCAGCCACACGTTTCCCGAGCGCTATCTCAACGTGGGCATTGCCGAGCAAAATCTGATTGGCGTGGCGGCGGGGATTGCGTCTCAGGGAAGCATTCCCTTTGCGACGACGTTTGCTAATTTTGCCGCGCTGCGCGCCTGCGAACAAATGCGCCATTACATGGGCTATTTGCAAGGCAACATCAAAGTGGTCGGGCTGGCGTCTGGCTTTGCGATGGGCATGTTTGGCACCACGCACTACGGAATAGAAGATATCGCCACGCTGCGATCAATTCCGAATTTAACCATTCTTTCCCCTGCAGATGCGACTGCGACCGCGCTGCTCACGCTCGCAGCGGCTAAGCTTAACGGTCCCGTTTATCTGCGTCTCACCGGCGGGATGCGCACGCCAATTGTTTATCGTGAAGCGGTTGAATTTGTCCCTGGCAAAGCTAACCTGCTCCGCGAGGGTACAGACGTTGCGCTGGTCGCGACGGGCAGCATGGTTTCGGCTTCGCTGAAGGCGGCAGAATTGCTGGCCGAGCGCGGGATCAGCTGTAGCGTGCTGGATATGTTCACCCTCAAACCGCTGGATAACGACGCGCTGAAAAAACAGCTGGGCTGCAAACTGATGGTCAGTGTTGAAGAACATAGCGTCATCGGCGGTCTTGGCAGCGCCGTCGCCGAGTTTCTGGTGACTCAGCCAACAGCGCCACGTCTGTTAACCATCGGTATTCCGCAGGGTTATGGCCCGGCAGGAGAGTACGCGTGGATGCTGGAGCAAAACGGGCTGACCGCGGCGCAGATCGCGGGTACGATTCTGGAGACCGGGCTATGA
- a CDS encoding SDR family NAD(P)-dependent oxidoreductase codes for MLLAGKTAVVTGCLQGIGKATLVAFARQGANLFACVQQEDEAFLTFISDLSEEHGVSITPVSFDLLDDASIKQAAMTIQKAKQPIDILVNVAGITLDALFPMVTLAQMQKTFTINFFSQMVFTQYMTRLMLRNKRGSIINIASISGLDGNVGQLSYSASKAAMVAATKTLSAELAPQGIRVNAVAPGVIQTAMTENLPESVIAEKMAAAAISRPGLAEEVANTLCWLASDAASYVTGQVIRVDGGIGH; via the coding sequence ATGTTACTGGCCGGGAAAACTGCCGTTGTTACTGGATGCCTGCAGGGAATTGGTAAGGCAACGCTCGTGGCCTTCGCCCGCCAGGGTGCAAACCTGTTTGCCTGCGTTCAGCAGGAAGATGAGGCCTTTTTGACCTTCATCAGCGATCTCAGCGAAGAACACGGCGTGTCTATCACGCCTGTCAGCTTTGATTTGCTGGATGACGCCTCAATCAAACAAGCTGCGATGACCATTCAAAAAGCCAAACAGCCGATTGATATTCTCGTGAATGTGGCGGGAATTACGCTTGATGCGCTGTTCCCGATGGTCACGCTGGCGCAGATGCAAAAAACCTTCACCATCAATTTCTTCTCGCAGATGGTCTTTACCCAGTATATGACCCGTCTGATGCTGCGTAATAAGCGCGGCAGTATCATCAATATCGCCAGCATTTCTGGCCTGGACGGCAACGTCGGCCAGTTATCGTACTCTGCGTCAAAAGCGGCGATGGTGGCGGCAACGAAAACGCTCTCTGCAGAACTTGCGCCACAGGGGATCCGCGTGAACGCGGTGGCACCCGGCGTGATTCAGACGGCGATGACGGAGAATTTACCGGAATCCGTAATCGCTGAAAAAATGGCGGCAGCGGCCATTTCGCGCCCAGGTCTGGCCGAAGAAGTCGCAAACACACTTTGCTGGTTAGCGTCTGATGCGGCGAGTTATGTCACCGGACAGGTTATTCGCGTTGACGGCGGCATTGGTCATTAA
- a CDS encoding acetyltransferase, with protein MKLGIYGAGGLGREVLMLAQQLNQSSRWEEIFFIDDVTDENMVSGVPVHRFALLDHPCTEVVIAIGEPAARQKLAEKVLAKTSLATLIHPSVFIPPGTHIGAGAIICDHAFISCDVFIAENTLIQPHASVGHDTHVGVHSVVSSNVTLAGHCVVGKRVFIGMNSAIKEKTTLGDDVIIGMGSAVFSDIADDSVALGNPARVMRKNDQKKVFK; from the coding sequence ATGAAACTGGGTATTTATGGCGCAGGTGGCCTGGGCCGCGAAGTCTTAATGCTGGCACAGCAGCTGAATCAATCTTCACGCTGGGAAGAGATCTTCTTTATTGATGATGTGACTGACGAAAATATGGTCTCCGGTGTGCCGGTTCACCGCTTTGCGCTGCTGGATCATCCGTGCACTGAAGTGGTGATCGCCATTGGCGAACCCGCTGCGCGGCAGAAGCTGGCCGAGAAAGTGCTGGCGAAAACCAGTCTGGCGACGTTAATCCATCCTTCCGTTTTTATTCCGCCAGGAACACATATTGGCGCGGGCGCGATTATCTGCGACCACGCCTTTATCTCCTGCGATGTGTTTATTGCAGAAAACACCTTGATTCAGCCGCACGCGAGTGTCGGTCACGATACGCACGTTGGTGTGCACAGCGTGGTGTCCAGCAACGTGACGCTGGCCGGACACTGTGTTGTCGGCAAACGCGTCTTTATCGGCATGAACTCTGCCATTAAAGAAAAAACTACCCTCGGCGATGACGTCATCATCGGCATGGGCAGCGCAGTGTTCAGCGATATCGCTGATGACTCTGTCGCGCTGGGGAATCCGGCGCGCGTGATGCGTAAAAACGATCAAAAGAAAGTATTTAAGTAA
- a CDS encoding AMP-binding protein, translating to MTAFWQLEQYGDAVAVISEDETQLTYRQLAQSVSTLAEQLPARALVFCLCDNSPGALVGYLACLNARAVPLMLDKNIAPELLQQLMDIYRPGFVWKQDDAEAGTYQLHDLHQPAPEMDDALALLIATSGSTGSPKLVRQSYQNLLSNTRSIVDYLDIDSHERAFAWLPMNYVYGLSIINTHLAQGATLLLTNSGPVQPTFWRFLKQHAATSLSGVPYSWEILKKLRFTRMDLPSLKTLTQAGGKLRPELQSELAAWAAEKGLRFFVMYGAAEATSRMGFLPTELSMDNPGVMGMAIPGGKFALEDESGTVITTAGQRGELIYYGENVTLGYATCREDLAKSDERQGRLATGDLASCDENGLYTIVGRKTRFLKVFGNRVGLDELEHLVLKAFPATECVAVGRDDNVQVFITDAAQTEAVKSYLAQTCQLHHSAFTVKGIDAIPKNPTGKTLYRALEALCD from the coding sequence ATGACAGCCTTCTGGCAGCTTGAACAGTACGGCGATGCGGTGGCGGTGATCAGCGAGGATGAAACACAGCTCACCTATCGCCAGCTGGCGCAATCGGTCAGCACGCTGGCTGAACAGTTGCCTGCGCGTGCGCTGGTTTTTTGTCTGTGCGATAACAGCCCCGGCGCGCTGGTGGGGTATCTGGCCTGCCTGAACGCCCGCGCCGTCCCGCTGATGCTGGACAAAAACATCGCCCCGGAACTGCTGCAACAGCTGATGGATATCTACCGTCCAGGTTTTGTCTGGAAGCAGGATGACGCCGAAGCGGGGACGTACCAGCTGCACGATTTACATCAACCCGCACCCGAAATGGACGATGCGCTGGCACTGTTGATTGCCACGTCAGGTTCAACGGGCAGCCCGAAACTGGTGCGCCAGAGCTATCAAAACCTGCTGAGCAACACCCGCAGTATTGTGGATTATCTCGATATCGACAGCCACGAGCGCGCATTTGCCTGGCTGCCGATGAACTACGTATATGGCCTGTCGATTATCAACACTCATCTGGCGCAAGGGGCCACGCTGCTGTTGACCAACAGCGGGCCGGTTCAACCGACGTTCTGGCGCTTTTTGAAACAGCATGCGGCGACATCGTTATCAGGCGTGCCGTACAGCTGGGAAATTCTCAAAAAACTGCGCTTTACCCGTATGGATCTCCCGTCGTTGAAAACGCTGACCCAGGCCGGGGGCAAATTGCGCCCGGAACTGCAAAGTGAGCTGGCGGCATGGGCCGCGGAAAAGGGGCTACGCTTTTTTGTCATGTACGGCGCAGCCGAAGCCACCTCGCGGATGGGTTTTTTGCCTACCGAACTGTCCATGGATAATCCCGGCGTGATGGGGATGGCGATCCCTGGCGGTAAATTTGCGCTCGAAGATGAGAGCGGAACGGTAATCACCACAGCCGGACAGCGCGGCGAGCTGATTTATTACGGTGAAAACGTGACGCTCGGTTACGCCACCTGCCGTGAAGATCTGGCAAAAAGTGATGAGCGTCAGGGGCGTCTGGCCACCGGCGATCTGGCAAGCTGCGATGAGAACGGCCTGTACACCATCGTCGGGCGAAAGACGCGTTTTTTGAAAGTGTTCGGCAACCGCGTAGGCCTGGATGAGCTGGAGCATCTGGTACTGAAGGCCTTCCCGGCCACGGAGTGCGTGGCGGTTGGGCGTGACGACAATGTACAGGTGTTTATTACTGACGCCGCACAGACCGAAGCGGTAAAAAGCTATCTTGCGCAAACCTGCCAGCTTCATCATTCCGCCTTTACGGTGAAAGGGATCGACGCGATCCCTAAAAATCCGACAGGCAAGACGCTGTACAGAGCGCTGGAGGCATTGTGTGATTGA